The DNA window CGGCCGAGTGGTTGAGGCTGGTCACCAGCCCGTCGGCGACGACCTCCTCTTCGTGGGCCAGGACGGTGACCCCCCACAGGGTCCGGCCCGCCATCCGCTGCTTGAAGTCCAGGCCGGGCACCCGTAGCCAGCCCGCCCAGTAGTCGAGGTAGCGCTTGGTGTGCGCGGAGAGGGAGTACCAGTACAGGGGTGAGGCGATCACGATGTCGGTGGCCTCCAGCGTGGCCCGCCGCAGCTCCTCCTCGGTCTCCCCGACCGGCCAGGAGCCGCTCTCGTGCCGGCCGTCCTGGAAGTCGGGCAGCGGCACCTTCGTCAGATCCACCCAGCGCTGCGGGGTGCCGGCGGGCAGTTGCCCGGCGGCGGCGCGGGCCAGGATTTCGGTGTTGCCGTCGGGCCGGGAACTGCCGAGGACGAAGAGGAACGAGCGGTCCGTCGGGGTGGCTGAGTCGGTCGTCATGTCTGCTCCGGTCTCGGTCGGCGCTTACCTCGCGTGCAACTCCCCTGCCCTGGGCCCTATTCCGGCCCGTCCTTGCCCGTCCTACGCTTCCCTGCATGATCGATTCACGCACCCACATCCGCGTCGCCCGCCCGTCCCTCGACCTGAGCGCCGCCGAGCGGTTCTACGTCGAGGGACTCGGGCTCGAGGTCCAGTGGCGCAGCATCGGGGAGGGCGTGCCCGGGGAGCACGATCTGCTGATGGTCGGGCCCGCCGGGGGCGGCTGGCACTTCGAGCTGACGCATGACGCCGGGAATCCGGTCGCGCCCTCCCCGACCGTCGACGACCTCTTCGTCGTCTACCTGGGCGAGGCCCCCGACGAGGCCCTCGTCGAGCGCCTCGTCGCGCACGGCGGGACGCGGGTTCCCGCCCACAATCCGTATTGGGACGAGTGGGGGGTCACCGTCGCCGACCCCGACGGCTACCGCCTCGTGCTCTGCTCCCGCACCTGGGGCTGAGGCGGGGTCAGCGGACCTTCGGGGCGCTGGGGAGGCCGCCGGACAGGGCGTTGCCCGCGCCCGACAGGGAGGAGTCGGTGGCCTTGGTCGCGGAGCCGGCCGCCGCGGCGGTCACGCCCAGGGCGGTCTTGGTGTCCTGGACGGTCTGGCCGGGGTGGTCGACGATCTCGAGGACGCGCCCGGCGACCGGCGGCGCCTCGGCCGGCTCGTCGGCATGGGCGGCGACGGGGGTGAGTGCGAGGGCGGCCCCGCCGGAGAGGACCAGGGCGGAGAGGGTGCGCTTCATGGCGTTCATGCCCTGCCCAACGACCCCGCCACCGCCCGGGTCACCGCCCACTCCCCGCCGTTTCGCGCATCGGATGGCTCCGTGGCCGCCCGTCCGTGCCGCCACGCACCGCGGCCCCGGATCGGGGGGATCGATCCGGGGCCGCGGCGCTGACTCGGCAGGTGGCGTGGGGTGGGGTCAGTCCTCGACCACCAGGGAGGGGGTGGACTTCGTCAGGACCTCGCCGC is part of the Streptomyces subrutilus genome and encodes:
- a CDS encoding flavodoxin family protein; this translates as MTTDSATPTDRSFLFVLGSSRPDGNTEILARAAAGQLPAGTPQRWVDLTKVPLPDFQDGRHESGSWPVGETEEELRRATLEATDIVIASPLYWYSLSAHTKRYLDYWAGWLRVPGLDFKQRMAGRTLWGVTVLAHEEEVVADGLVTSLNHSAAYMGMRFGGVLLGNGSRPGQVRDDERAMVRAKTFFERETPLARFPYEA
- a CDS encoding VOC family protein encodes the protein MIDSRTHIRVARPSLDLSAAERFYVEGLGLEVQWRSIGEGVPGEHDLLMVGPAGGGWHFELTHDAGNPVAPSPTVDDLFVVYLGEAPDEALVERLVAHGGTRVPAHNPYWDEWGVTVADPDGYRLVLCSRTWG